DNA from Rubripirellula lacrimiformis:
ACTGGTCGATTGGAACATGCCAGAAATGGATGGTCTTGAATTCATCAAGTCGGTTCGGCGCCAAGCAGAGCATCGCGATTTGCCGATGATGATGGTAACGACTGAATGCGAAATGGATCGTATGGCATTGGCCTTCGTGGCCGGCGTCAACGAATATGTAATGAAGCCGTTCACAATTGAGGTGATTCAGTCCAAGTTGGAGCTACTGGGGATCGGGGTCTTTCAATGAGTGAAGCAAGGAAAATTCGCGTCTTGATTGTGGATGATTCTACAGTCATTCGACGCTTGCTGACCCAGGTCCTGGCTGATGACCCGAATATCGAAGTTGTTGGGACCGCACCGAACGGTAGGATCGCTCTGGCGAAGATACCGAATTTGAAGCCAGACGTTGTGACATTGGATATTGAAATGCCCGAAATGGACGGGCTGCAAACCTTGACAGAACTGCGGAAGATCGACCGAAAATTGCCGGTGATCATGTTTAGCACGCTGACACATCGCGGTGCTGAAGGAACGCTTGATGCCCTCGAACGAGGTGCTAACGACTATGTCGGTAAGCCTGCAAACGTAGGGAGTGTTACCGAAGGGATCGCGAAGGTCAGGGGCGAAATGGTTCCGAAAATCAAGGGATTGTGCTCTTGGTTTCAAGATCATCTGCAATTGGCACGGGCTACTCAGAGATCCGCCCAGGCCTCCTCTGGTCCAGAGGCGACTGGATTGGGGAATGCGTTATTGGACAGTTGCAGTTCGCCAACCTTTCGGCGGACTCCAAAGCAACGTGTGGACGTGATTGCGATCGGTGTGTCCACCGGTGGCCCAAATGCTCTTGCACAGGTGCTTCCAAGCTTACCCGCGGACCTACCTGTTCCGGTCGTGATCGTGCAGCATATGCCGCCAGTCTTTACGAAGCATTTGGCGGATCGTTTGAATACAAAGTGCTCGGTGACGGTTGCAGAAGCAAAAGCTGGCGATTCGCTCCAGCCTGGAACTGTGTGGATCGCACCGGGTGACTTTCACATGACCGTTAAGGCTGTGGGGGCATCGCATCGAGTTGTGCTCGACCAGTCGGCGCCGGTGAACTCATGCCGTCCTGCCGTCGATGTACTTTTCCAAAGTGTCGCGTCCAATTTCGGTCCAGGAACGTTAGCTTGCATTCTGACGGGGATGGGATCGGATGGACTCCAAGGATGCCGCGATGTTGCAAAGGCGGGCGGTCATATCATCGCGCAAGATCGCGAAACCTCTGTCGTATGGGGAATGCCGGCTGCGGTGACCAATGCCGGCTTGGCACATCAGGTTCTTTCGCTGCAGCGAGTCGGAGCTGAGCTTACCAAACACGCAATGCACGGTCGGAACAAACTTACTCTCGTGAAATCAGGGGCCTAATTCATGAGCACAGCAACATTTTCTTTCTCGGACGCTGACTTCGCAGCTATCGCCAAACTTGTTAGCGAGCGATCCGCCATCGTTGTTGAAGCGAACAAAGCTTATTTGGTCGAATCTCGGCTGGGGCCGGTCGCAAGGGAGAATGGATTATCCTCGATCAGCGAATTGGTCGAAAAACTCCATCGTCCAGGAAGCCGACATCTTGAAGAACAAATCATCGATGCGATGACTACAAACGAGACTAGCTTCTATCGAGACGCCTATCCCTTTGACTTGCTCAAGAGCAAAATCATTCCAGAATTGATTGAAAAGCGAAGCAAGACGAAGCGATTGACGTTTTGGTCCAACGCGTGTTCGAGCGGTCAAGAGGCCTACTCGATTGCGATGCTGATTCGTGAAACATTTCCCAAGCTGATGGACTGGGATATACGCATTCGAGCCACCGACCTGTCAAGCCAAGTGCTTGAACGTGCACGAACAGGCATCTTCAACCAGTCGGAAGTCAGTCGAGGTCTGCCGATGCAATTGCTGATGAAATATTTTCATCGCCAAGGCGTTCACTGGCAAATTAGCGATGACATCCGAAAAATGGTGAAGTTCGACACAGTGAATTTGATTGAGCGTTGGCCGGCGTCGCTGAGTTCCATCGATGTCGTATTCTTACGAAACGTGCTGATCTATTTCAGCCCGGACACCAAACGCGAGATATTGTCCAACGTTAGGCAACGGATTTGCGACGATGGCTGCCTGTTCTTAGGTGGTTCCGAGAACACGATGAACTTAACCACCGAATTTCGACGTGTCCAAATCGACCGCGCGGTTTGTTACGAACCGGTTTAGTCCGCTCCCTGATGGTCCTCGTTTAAGCAATCTCATGAATTCAAAACACCAAATAATGAATACTCAACTCATCGATCCTCAGGACGTCTTTAGCTTGGTTCAAGCAATCTGCGTCAGCATGCTCGATATGGAATGCAAAGAAGCGTCCGATCGCTCACCGCAGCAGTCTCCCCAAGAGAATGCCTGCAACTTTATCGGTTGCGTGCAGATTTACGGTGATTGGAATGGCGCCGTCGAAATTCACACGGACGCCGATTTTGGTCGCAAGGCGGCTGCGAGAATGATGATGATACCCGAGGAAGATATTGCGTTAGACGACATTCAAGATGCGATCGCAGAACTGTCGAATATGGTCGGTGGTAGCCTAAAGGGGATTCTGCCAGGGACGTCATCGCTCTCTCTGCCAAGCGTTGCGAGTGGAGTTGATCTTGGCTTCAAGCTGCAAAACAATGATTCGAGCCAATTGGTTGCTCTTGAATGCGACGGGCAAATGTTTTCGATTGCCATCAAGCATTGCACGCCTAGTGTCCTTGCTGGAATGCTCCCCAAAACCTGATCCAGGTGCTATGATAGTCTAGAGCCGAATGCCGCGTGGTTAAGACGCAAGTCGTTCATACTGCTGATCTTCGGGCGGCGTGTCGGGGGCGATGCAGATTGTCGTCCACGATCGGAGGGGCGAAATGCGTTCATAGTAGAATTTCCTGCATCGGGTGAATGATCAGCAAGAAATCCGCCAGACCGGCAGCCCTCCCCCCGTACAAAATCGGTCGTTTTTTATAAAACCACGAAATACCGTTGTCGCCGGTCAATGAAAACCATGGGCCGGGAACGAGTCCTTTCCGAGCCAAGCAAAGAAGACACCTGCGAAATCAGTCAGTGATCGCGGTCGCGGGAGCCGATTGAATGAACGATTCAAGTTGCGTGTCCAGTGCCTGCAAGTCCCAGATCGTGACGTTCGATCGCCCGCGTTCGGTAACCAGGTACCGACCATCGTGACTGTAGGCAAGCGGTCGGCTTTCGGGTTGTCGGTTCAGACCGGGCAACAATCGCAGCGGCGTCTGCTCGGATCGATCCAGAACCAAAGCAGCTCGAGGGTTCAGCGTTTCCGTCGCAATCCGGCTTCCGTCGGGCGAGACCAGAATTTTGGCCAATGAGGGCAACTTCCATTTTGCCAAAGCACTCGATCGCATGCCGACCGATGGTCGGTAGGGGTCGCTCGCGTCGACAACTCTGAAGCCACCACCACGGGTGACCAACCAGCGATGATCATCTGTCTCGATCAGGTCCAACGGAAGTGAATCGAATTCGCCCACTTGTGTTCGCGTTGCCAAGTCAAAGACTCGTGCCAGACCTGGCGTCGACAATCCAACCAACAGCCGTTGCCCATCCTCTGTAAAACGGACGGTGCTGTTGTTGAAATCGGTGGTGAACGTCGCCTGCAGCGAAAAATCGGTAGTCGAATAGACCTGCAACTCTGCGGGCGTGCTATTCAACACCGCCAAATGACCACCATTTTTCGCAACTGCAATGTCCAGTATCCTTGCACCATCCAGATGGACGACTGCTTCGTTCTGCTGGCTTGGCAATTGACCGGGATTCACTTGAAAGACGTTTTGCCAGTCGTGATAGAAGAGGGTGCCATCAGCATCGATCGCAATTTGTGGAAAGTGTTGATCGAAATCGCGGGCAGCTTTCCGTCGAAGCGTGTCGCGATCGAAGACACGAATGCCGCCGGAGTGAGCGACCACCACATCGTCGACCAAAGGACGGATCTCTGCATCAGCCACGCGATGGACATCCATGCCAATTACCTGTTGAACACTCGGCGATGCCAGTCTTCGGATTTCGAATCCATCGGGCGTTTCAAACAAGATTGCCCCCTCTTTTCCAGCGACTGGTGTAACGTCGGATTCGACACGCAGAACTTCCTGGTCCAGCATCGAATGCACACCTTGGTGATACGGCGTTCTCCCGCCCCCACTAGCAGCGTTCCATCGTCACTGTACGTCAACTCGTACAGACCGACCGACTTGCTGGTTTTGTGGGCAACGGCGTCGTTCCACTGCAAATCAAAAATCAACAGCCCGTTCGTGCTGGCAACCGCACCGAAATCGAACACTCGAACGATGTTGGGATGATTCATGAGGGCGGCAGCGGACGCTTCTCGCAGAAAGCGTTCGCGATGCTTGGTGCTGTTTAGCATTCGCGGCAAGACTTTGATTGCCACGACACTGCCCAGCAAGACATGCTCGGCTTGGTAAACAACTCCCATGCCAACGCGGCCGATCACTTTGACGAGTGAGTAATCACCGAGTCTTGACCCCGCACCGATCGAATCGTCGTCGGAATCGAATTCGCCTAGCATGGGGCGTGCGGTGTCCAACAGATCCGCCATCGGCAACAGTTGGCGCAACTTTTCTTCGTGACCGGGGTACATGGGCACAAACGCGTCCAGATCAGGCGCACGCCCACCTCGCTGCAAGGCCAGGTATTCGTCGACGATTGGACCCAGCAAATCGCTCGAGGAATCCTCCATCGGCGTCGGTCCGCCCGGTTCAGAGATCATCCGACCGTGGACGTCACAGCGAGTTGCTGGCGAAAATGCATCAGTGCACGAACGTAGCGATTGCTGGCTGCATTGCTGCTGATGCAGAGTGCAGCAGCAACCTCTGCATTGGACAAATTTTGAAAATGGCGAAGAACCAGCACTTCGCGATCGACTTCCGCCATGTTGGCGAGCACACGCTGGACTTGATCACGTGATTCGATTCTTTGCAAATGCATACTGGGCGACGAAACGTCCGCAGCTAACCCATCCTTCGGATGCTCGCCATTGGATCCGGGACAATCCATGGGCCGTTCGCGTCGGACACTGCGTTTGGCGGCGTGAATGTGCCGACGCTGCAAATCAACCAGCTTCTGTTTCAGCAAGATTCGCAGCCATCCGTCCAGCGGCAATTCGGACTGTTGCAACTCGGGAAGCCGTTGGTCAGCATCCAGAAAAAGCTCTTGGACGACATCCGACGCATCGACCCGCCGTAACATCCGGCCATAGAGCCGTTGATGCACCTGAGCTTTCAGATCGCCACGTCGCGAATCAAACCAACCGCTGAACGCCGTTCGGTCACCCGCCCGGCAACGTTTGATCAGACTGGCGTCGGTCGGCGAGGTCGAAATGGACGTCACACTCTGCTCCCATAAAATCCTGTTCAATACCATCCAGCATTCAGTGTCGTGGATCAGGAAACCAAATGCCACTGAAAAAGCCAGACGGAACGAACTCGGTACGCAGACCGTTGCCGACCGGCCGAAAACCGAAAGTGGCCGCGATCGGCGGCGATTTGTCACGGGCAAGTGATTTTGGCTGATTGTCCGTTGTCGGAACCGACGACATCGCATATCGTTAATAGACGATAAACGATTTGACGTCCGCCAGGTGGTACTCGAAAGGAAATTGAAATGAGCAAAGTTGAAATTTACGACAAGGCGATGTGCTGCTCCACCGGCGTCTGCGGTCCGCAGGTCGATCCCGCGCTGCCGAAGTTTGCCGCGGACTTGGATTGGCTGAAGTCCCAGGGCCACAGCGTCGTGCGGTTCAACCTGTCGCAGAACCCAGCGGAGTATGCCAACCGCGAACTGGTCAAACAAATGCTGGCGGACGAAGGCGTCGAATGTTTGCCGTTGGTGATTGTGGACGACCGCGTGGTTAGCCGCAGCGAATATCCATCTCGCCAGAATCTTGCGTTGTGGACGGGCACGGCAACCCAACCGAAAGCCGGGCTTCCGATGGCAGATGGCGGCGGATGCTGTGGCGGCAACACGGGCTGCTGCTAATACAACAACGATCCATGTCTTTGGAGACAAACGATGCAGTTCCTCAGCACTCCCACACGCAACCTGTTCTTCACGGGCAAAGGCGGCGTCGGCAAAACTTCGATGGCCTGTGCGACCGCGGTCCAATTGGCGGATCGCGGATTGCGAGTTTTGTTGGTATCGACCGACCCAGCATCGAACCTGGATGAAGTGCTTGGCACGCCGTTGTCGAACGATCCGACTGCGATTGAGTCCGTGCCGAACTTAATGGCGATGAACATCGATCCCGAAGCGGCGGCCCGCGAATATCGCGAACGGATGGTCGGTCCGTATCGTGGCGTGTTGCCGGATGCGGCCGTTGCCAGCATGGAGGAACAGTTTTCGGGTTCTTGCACGCTGGAAATCGCAGCCTTCGATGAATTCGCAAAGTTGTTGGGCGACAAACAGGCGACCAGCCAGTTTGACCACGTGATCTTCGACACGGCTCCCACCGGTCATACGTTGCGATTGCTGACGTTGCCATCGGCATGGTCTGGATTCATGGACGACAACACTTCGGGAACGTCTTGCCTAGGACCGCTTGCGGGTCTGCAGGCACAACAGGCGATCTACAAGCAAACGGTCCTTGCACTTGGCGACGCCGCGGTGACGACGTTGGTGCTGGTGACGCGACCAGAACCATCTGCGTTTCGCGAAGCCCAGCGGACCAGTCAAGAACTGCGCACCCTTGGCGTCGACAATCAACACTTGATTATCAACGGAGTCTTCAAGAGCCAGACGCCAAGCGATGCGATCTCGGTCGCCATGCAGAGCCGAGGCGACGAAGCCGTGGCAGGCATGCCCACGGAGATTAGTGAACTGCCACGAACCACGATCCCGTTGGCGAGCGCTGGATTGATGGGCGTTGATTCACTGCGCCAGGTCGGGCAAGCGTCGCAGGAGACCAACGAAGTTCCGGTCAATGTCGTGGATGTGGATTCCTACCCAGCCGGACTCGGTTCGTTGATCGACGAACTAGCGGCCGTCGGCCACGGCGTCATCCTGGCGATGGGCAAGGGCGGCGTCGGCAAAACGACTGTCGCCGCGGCGGTTGCCGTCGCGTTGGCCGAGCGTGGTTTGGACGTGCATCTATCGACGACGGATCCGGCGGCTCACATCGCTGCCACGATCGCAGCGGACGAAATCGCCGGCCTGACAGTAGGCCGCATCGACCCGGCCCAGGAAACGGCCGACTACACCAGCGAAGTGCTTCAGAACGCGGGACGTGATCTGGATGCCGAAGGCAGAGCGTTGTTAGAGGAAGATTTGCGTTCGCCGTGCACCGAAGAAATCGCGGTGTTCCGTGCTTTCGCCAAAGCGGTGTCCGAGGGCAAGGATCGATTTGTCGTTTTGGATACCGCACCGACCGGGCACACGGTTCTGTTGCTCGATTCGGCGCTGGCCTATCACCGTGAAGTGTCGCGGCAATCCCAACAGATCACCGAGTCGGTGCAGGAATTGTTGCCACGACTGCGTGACCCGAATTTCACACGGGTGTTGGTCGTGACGCTTCCCGAGGCAACGCCGGTCCACGAAGCGGCCAAGTTACAAGAGGATCTGCGACGAGCAGAGATTGAACCATTCGCATGGGTCATCAACCAGAGCCTGGTGCCACTGGACGTCACCGATCCGACACTGCGGCGTCGTCAACAACACGAACTGCCGTTTATCGACGAAGTGAAATCCACACTTGCCAAACGCGTCGCACTGGTCCCTTGGCAAAGTGAACCGCCGACCGGACGAACGCAACTTCAAAAGTTGACGCAACAGACCGCCACCGAAAGATGAACCTGCGGGGTTGTCCGGCCTCTGTCAGTTGTGCCCGATCGAAACCATTGCATAGGTCAAAATTTGCCGCTCGAAGCGATCCTGAATGTTAATTGAGGGCAATAGTTAGGCCTATGACCTTGGGCAAGACATTCACGACTGCACGGAAGAGTAAAATGGGGCAATATTTACCTGGCACACGTTTCGTAAGAAATCGATTTCAGCGAGGTATGCTGCTGGCTAACAATCGCAAACGCCTCCTGTTGGCTGCCATGATTGTTGGAACCGCAGTCCCCAGCGTTGCCAATGCCCAGTCACCCACAGGTGGCAACATTGTCGCTGGTGCGGGCGTGATCGATAACAGCATTGCGAATCTGACCAATATCACCACGACGACGGATCGCGCCGTCATCAACTGGTCGGACTTTTCCGTTGGGCAAGGTCACACGGTTAACTTCGATCAGATCCATTCCAATTCAGCGGTCTTGAACAAGGTCGTCTCCGGCGCCCCTCAGTCGCTGATCAACGGTGCGATCACTTCCAACGGGAACGTCTTCGTGTCGAACGCCAGTGGCGTGGTGATCGGATCCACCGGCACGATCAACACGAACGGTTTCACCGCGACGACGTTGGACATTTCCAACGAACGTTTCATGAGCGGAAATCTGTCGTTTTCGGGCAGTTCGTCGGCCGCCATCACGAACAACGGATTGATCTCTACCGGCGCTGGTGGAGCCCACCTGATCGCATCGCAGGTTTTCAACAACGGAACCATCGAATCGACCGGCACCATCAACTTGGCGACTGGCGGTCGTCTGAAGATGGCTGGCGGCACCTACATCCAAGCCGACCTCGATACGATCAAGGGCGGGATCGCCGCGGGTGCATCCCTGATCGGCAACAGTGGCACGATCCGAGCGATCGGCGGCCTGAATGTGGGCGGCGAAGTCTATCTAGTCAATCCGAACGGTCGAATCGTCAACGACGCAACCATCACCGCGGCACTGACGAATCCCAGCGGTTCGCAAACCGGTGGCAAGGTTGAAATGCTGGCTTCCACCGAAGCGATCCTGAACCAGGGCACCATTGACGTCAGCGGCACGACCGGCGGACGAGTCGTCGTGACAGGCGAAACCGTTACCTTGGAAGCATCGACGATTGACGCATCCGGCGAACTGGCCGGCGGTGACGTCCGAATCGGCGGCGGCTGGAAAGGGCAAGACGCGGAAATTGCCAATGCAAATCAGACGTCCGTTTCCGCCGACACGGTGATCAGCGCCGACGCCACGGTTCGCGGTGACGCCGGCACGGTCGTGGTATGGGCCGATGGCAACACCGAGTTTTCTGGCCAAATCAACGCCAGGGCGCTGGGGCAAGGCAATGGCGGAAACGCCGAAGTATCCGGGAAAGACCACCTGACCTTCACCGGCAACGCGGACCTGCGATCGGCCAGTGGCCAGTACGGGAACTTGCTGCTGGATCCATCGACCTTCACGATCGATGCGGGGAACGAAGACGCGATTCGAGCCCAGTGGGGATCCAGCGCGTTGACCATCGAAGCGGACAACCTAATCGAAGTCCTATCGGATCTGTTCCCCACCGTATCGTCCGGCGGTGATGAGAAGACGTACGCAGACGGATCCAAAACCGCGCTGACGCTACGCGAGGCCAGCAGCGGCGACGGTGCGGTGAACATCAACATCGCGGCCGAGATCCGTGATTCCCGACAAGGATCCGCTGCGGTCGAATTCAATGCCGGAACCGGCACGTTCACGGTGACCGAAGACGGACGCATCAGCAGTTCGCTGGGCGGGGCTTCAGACGTCACGGTGACCGCCGGCGAAGTCGATGTTGCCGGTGCTAGTTCGATCGACAAGTTGATCGCGACCGGTGACGCAACGGTCGGTTTGGGGACCGGAGCGACCGGCCAACTGAACCTCAGCGATGACGACCTTGCCCATCTATCGGTTGGCGAAATTCAGGCCAGCGACGTCGATATCGAAATGGGCGAATCGGCCAGTGCGATCTCGTCGCTTCACATCGACGCCGACACAGTCAACATCGACCGCTTTGCCGGACGATCGCTGTCGATCAGTTCAGACGACCTGACCATCACCGGTCCGGTTGCGGGCAGTGGGACCTTTCAATTCAACGGCAAGTCCAGCAAGACCATCGGGCTAGGCAGTGCAGCCGGCGATCTGCAATTTTCCAAATCCATCTTGGAAGGAATCACCGGTTTTTGGACCTTTGATATCGGCACCGCTACCGGCCCCGGAAGCGACATCGCGATCGACGACGCAGCATTGAACTTCAATTCAGTCACGCTGCGAGGTTCATCGATTGATATCGACACACTGGAAATCGGAATCAACCTAAAACTGGTCACCGACTTCCTGAACGTGCAGAATCAAATCGTCAAAGCATCCGACAGCGGGACGCTGACTTTCGACACGATGACCAGTTCGCAGAGCATTGGCCTGGGCGATGCAACGGTGGGTGGTTTCAATGTCACCGCCGATGAGTTCGATTTCTTGGGGACCTACAATTACCTGTGGGTGACCGGCGGCAGCGGCGACGTCCGCGCCGACATGGACTTCACCGGCAAGTACGCGACCGGAATCACGATTGATGCGGTTAGCGGGAATGCCTTCATCGACGAAGTGACCACCGACTCTGGTTTCTTCAAGCTGACCAGCGGTGACATCTACGTCGCCAGTGCACTGACCGGTGACGCCGGGAACACGGATCTGCAGTTGTTCTCGGGGTCCAGCAGCATGGCAGTGGCTGCCGCGTCTGCGGGCGTCTGGAACCTGGACAGTAACGAATTCGACCGCATCACGAATTTCGAATCGGTGACATTCCAGAACACCAGCTCGTCGGGCCTGCTGGAAGTGGCCGGCGCCGATTTCGCCAATCCGGTCGACTTTGGCACGATCACGACGGGGGCGGTCAACTTGCTGAGCGACTGGCTGGTCATCAGTGACATCAAAGTTCCCGAAGCCCTTAGCATCTCCGTTTTCGGACCACTGGATATCAACGGTGCGGTCACAACCGAGAACAGCGATAGTTTCCTGACGATCAATGCGGGAAGAGTTTCCAGCACGAGCGGATCGCGAGCAACATCGGTTGGACTCGGCAGTGATTCCACCGGCGCCATTCACTTAAGTGATGCGGAAATCAACAACATCGTCGGGTTCGACACGATCGATGTCGATCACGTTTCGGCATCGACACCCGGCACCACGACGATCAATGCCACGTTCGACAAGAATCTGAAGGTCAGTGGCAGTCGCTCGATCGATGTCACTTCGCTGACCACCACGGGCGGCAGCAACATTGACCTGGCCACCGCCTATCAGTCCGGTGGGACTGGCAATATCGGGACCGACAAGATTGACGTCACCAACATCAATGCCTCGGGCGACATCAAGCTGGACGCCGCTCAGGTCGAGATCAACGGTGTAGCGCAAACCACTCAGGGCGATGTTTTGGTCGACGCGACGCGGACCGCGATCGGCAACGGCACGCAAACCAGCGCCGTCAGTCTGGGCAGTGCAAACGGTTCGACGACCGTCAATACAGAAACCTTAACGATCGATGCCAGTGCCAGTGCATCGGCGCAGCTTGGATTCGCATTCACGGACACCACATCGGATGTCAACGGAGACATCGCGGTGAACGCGTCCGGCGACATCGTGTTGACTGGAAACGGTACGCACTTCGCAACCATCGGGCATGGCGATGCCCCCGGAAACGATGACACCGGAAAGTCGGTTGCTGGTGATGTGACGGTCTCGGGAAGCAAGAATGTCTCGATCACCAAGGGCCACATTGGTCACATGATCGATGCCGGCGGAACTTACGCATCCGGTAGCACCATGGTCTACGCTGGACTGTCGGATTTCAGTGAAGACAACCCCGATCGTGACGTCGATGACTTCCATCAACCCTACATAATGATTTCAGACGCCGAATCGGAATTCGTCAGTGCAGCATTTGCAGACGACGGGAAACTGGGTTTCTATGTACCGGACGTCTCGCAGTTTCACATTGATCCCGACGCATCGCTTAACGGCGGTCACGCGACCGGTTCGGTGCCGACCAACTATGGTGGTCCAAGCGATCCCAACAACGACTACGCTGGCGAATACGTCGGCGACGCGGGACAGAACTGGTCCATTTTCTCCGCGCCGATTGGTCTAGAAATTCAAATTGGTGATTCCGCATCGGTCTACGGAGCGGACATCATCGATTTTGCGGACGTGACCTTACTAGGTGACAATTCGAATCTGTTTGGTGCGACCACCGAAGCCGAATTGAACCTTGCTGCGGACTATGACGGACTGAGCGGCGAATCCGATGCCGGCACGACTGTCCTGCAAATCAAAACCGATGACCTGAAGAAAGGTTACTACGTCAAACGCATCTATCGTGAAGGCGAAACGTTCGGGTCGGGGCCCGGCACCACCATCAACACCGCCGGCACTCACACGATCACCCCCGCGGAATTGACGATTCAGATTGATAGTCAAACGAAGCAGTATGGCGATCTATTCACTTGGGACGGTACCGAATTCGACGCCACCGGACTCGTTAACGGGCAAACAATTGACACTCTGACATTGGGTTCCGATGGTGCTGCCGCGACGGCAAACGTGACCGGTGGTCCGTACAGTATCACGTCCACGGCGATCACCGGATCGGACTTCAAGTCATCGAACTACGACATCCATTATAGCGCCGGTGCGCTTTCGGTGACGCGTGCTCCGTTGACCGTCAACCTAAACCCAATCACGAAAGCCGTGGGCTTGGAAGCGAATTTGACGGGCAGAGAGTTTTCGATCATCGGATTGAAAAACAACGATCTGGTGGAAAGTATCACCCAGACAAGCGATGGGATCCCTGCTGAAGCCATCGTGGGCGTCTACGAGCTTCTTGGCAGCCATCCAATCGGATCGGTCTTCGATGCCACCAACTATGAGATCACGATTGCAGATTCGACTTTGACGGTACTATCCCCCACCAATAACACTGCACACGACGTCTGGTCACGAGCTGGCTTGGCGGCCGGTTCGGTCAACCAGCTGCTTGGCGGAGGCGTGGGATCGATCAACAGCAGTCAACAGGGCAGCACGTCGGTCGAACTATCGGATTCCGGTTTGGGCAGCGATGCCGATGCCCCCACATCACCCGAAGACTCGACCCGGTAAACCAAAGCGGAATCCAACTTTGCCGCGTGAATCCTGGCCCCAGGATTCAGCGCCGGCATAGCGAGGGTCCAACCGATCCCATTGATGCCAACCCACGGCACGATCAAGCAGTGAAGACAGTTGGTCGCGGCGCGGCCAACGGTGCATCCGCGGTCGCTGGCTACCGCGTTTTCGAAAACTTTAGCGAAAACAACGCTTTGTTCGAGTTCAGCGACTGTGCCGGACGTTCATGTTGATCCCATTGTATGTCTGAGTGTGGTTATCGGGATTCGAAGTTCATCCATAGCGGATGCAGAGAACGGTGGTCGATCTAAACCTATTCAGGCTATGGATGGTCTGACAAGTCTTGGAACGACCAGCATTTTCGCAAATGCTGGCCGATGCCAAGGAAGACAAACGCTGAATAATTTCAACAGCGTTTTACGTCCTACTTTGAGACGCCCCGGTACCGCGGACGATGGCCAATGCTGTCGCACTTCGTGGTGGTCGTGGCGTCGGCGAGTAGGAAGGGGCAGATTTGGGGCAACAGGATGATGGATCGTCGTTTTCTAGTGGCAGTCGCCTTGGCTGCGATGGCACAGTTGGTATTTACCGAGCTTGCCCATTCGCAAAACTTTGAGCGATACCAACCGAAACTCTTTGGCCCGTTGAACGATCGTAAAATCGATCTCGACGCGACCTCAACGCCTGACGACGATACGCCCAGCAGCGATGTGGTGTTGGTCGATGCGCTCGAAGCGGTCATCATTCTGGATCACCCAGATGCGGTCGATCCACATGAATCCCACTCGGAACTGCAGGGAATTCACTCGCGGATCGGTTCCGCTTCCTCGTTGGCGAACTCGACCGCCGTCCACCGATCGATTCACTTGCACCTTGGCAAAGCGATCACGCTTCGCAATCTAAACC
Protein-coding regions in this window:
- a CDS encoding beta strand repeat-containing protein, with protein sequence MLLANNRKRLLLAAMIVGTAVPSVANAQSPTGGNIVAGAGVIDNSIANLTNITTTTDRAVINWSDFSVGQGHTVNFDQIHSNSAVLNKVVSGAPQSLINGAITSNGNVFVSNASGVVIGSTGTINTNGFTATTLDISNERFMSGNLSFSGSSSAAITNNGLISTGAGGAHLIASQVFNNGTIESTGTINLATGGRLKMAGGTYIQADLDTIKGGIAAGASLIGNSGTIRAIGGLNVGGEVYLVNPNGRIVNDATITAALTNPSGSQTGGKVEMLASTEAILNQGTIDVSGTTGGRVVVTGETVTLEASTIDASGELAGGDVRIGGGWKGQDAEIANANQTSVSADTVISADATVRGDAGTVVVWADGNTEFSGQINARALGQGNGGNAEVSGKDHLTFTGNADLRSASGQYGNLLLDPSTFTIDAGNEDAIRAQWGSSALTIEADNLIEVLSDLFPTVSSGGDEKTYADGSKTALTLREASSGDGAVNINIAAEIRDSRQGSAAVEFNAGTGTFTVTEDGRISSSLGGASDVTVTAGEVDVAGASSIDKLIATGDATVGLGTGATGQLNLSDDDLAHLSVGEIQASDVDIEMGESASAISSLHIDADTVNIDRFAGRSLSISSDDLTITGPVAGSGTFQFNGKSSKTIGLGSAAGDLQFSKSILEGITGFWTFDIGTATGPGSDIAIDDAALNFNSVTLRGSSIDIDTLEIGINLKLVTDFLNVQNQIVKASDSGTLTFDTMTSSQSIGLGDATVGGFNVTADEFDFLGTYNYLWVTGGSGDVRADMDFTGKYATGITIDAVSGNAFIDEVTTDSGFFKLTSGDIYVASALTGDAGNTDLQLFSGSSSMAVAAASAGVWNLDSNEFDRITNFESVTFQNTSSSGLLEVAGADFANPVDFGTITTGAVNLLSDWLVISDIKVPEALSISVFGPLDINGAVTTENSDSFLTINAGRVSSTSGSRATSVGLGSDSTGAIHLSDAEINNIVGFDTIDVDHVSASTPGTTTINATFDKNLKVSGSRSIDVTSLTTTGGSNIDLATAYQSGGTGNIGTDKIDVTNINASGDIKLDAAQVEINGVAQTTQGDVLVDATRTAIGNGTQTSAVSLGSANGSTTVNTETLTIDASASASAQLGFAFTDTTSDVNGDIAVNASGDIVLTGNGTHFATIGHGDAPGNDDTGKSVAGDVTVSGSKNVSITKGHIGHMIDAGGTYASGSTMVYAGLSDFSEDNPDRDVDDFHQPYIMISDAESEFVSAAFADDGKLGFYVPDVSQFHIDPDASLNGGHATGSVPTNYGGPSDPNNDYAGEYVGDAGQNWSIFSAPIGLEIQIGDSASVYGADIIDFADVTLLGDNSNLFGATTEAELNLAADYDGLSGESDAGTTVLQIKTDDLKKGYYVKRIYREGETFGSGPGTTINTAGTHTITPAELTIQIDSQTKQYGDLFTWDGTEFDATGLVNGQTIDTLTLGSDGAAATANVTGGPYSITSTAITGSDFKSSNYDIHYSAGALSVTRAPLTVNLNPITKAVGLEANLTGREFSIIGLKNNDLVESITQTSDGIPAEAIVGVYELLGSHPIGSVFDATNYEITIADSTLTVLSPTNNTAHDVWSRAGLAAGSVNQLLGGGVGSINSSQQGSTSVELSDSGLGSDADAPTSPEDSTR